tttttgtttcttgggaaGCATTGTGTAGCAGATTTTTTATGACCGGTCAACcttaaagaaaaggaaagattaTGCCAAATAGATTATATGTGTAAAAAGGAAGAGGAATCGGTTGATCACTTACTCCTTTACTTCCCTAAAGCGAGAATCAAGTGGTAGTTGATTTTCTCTCTATTTGGTGTATAGGCGATGCATTCAATAGTAAGAGGAACTCTGTTAAGATGGCATGGAATTCTCGTGGTCAAGAAAGAAACGGAAAAAAGTTTTAAGGGCAATACGGGGTTGGGGGAGGGGGGAGTTCACTCCATTGTGTGTGTTCTAGATgttgtggaaagaaagaaacgaAAAGGACTTTGAAGATTTAGAACCACCACGACAAGCAATTGAACTCTCTTTTATAAGTACTTTTTTGGAATGGGTTAGACTATATATAGGTGATTATTCCATAACCATGATAGGCATAGATTGGATTAGCTCAAATGAGAAAGGgtttgtgttttgtttcttctctctttcttttgctTGCCTATTCTTTTGGTAACGATTGTATATATTGTGTGTACTTTATTGCACCTTTTTGTAagtgcttatatatatatatattatcttcttatcaaaaaaaaaaaaaaaaaaaggatgactCACATAAAATACATCAAATTGGTTGATCCAACCCAAAAAAGATgaaccctttttcaaaataaaagaaatggaatTGCCATccatctttattattattttattaatctgcTAAAAATGTAGGTCTAAAACTACATGCTACATGTTATATTCTTTTATACCTTGGGCAAATCTTTTCTCTATGTTTCATAAAAAAACTGATAAATTCAATATGATTCAATAACATTATTCTGAATCCCATTTTTTAAGATATCAAAAGACTAGGATTAATAAGATAAGAGAAAAATTCAAGTTCAGCAAAATGTAACCTTGAAACCATGGTGGTGGTGGTCCACCATGTGACCATCTCTAAGTCCTAAGAAGCCACAGTGGTCCCTAACAGATATCATTCGGTGAAGTTATAGAGAGACAATAGATACTCATAAAGTTATAGAGAGACAATAGATACTCAAAAAGTTATAGAGAGACAATAGATACTCATAAATCAATCAAATGGTAGAACCTTTTACAGAAGGAGGTTTCACAAAACCAATCATTAAACTGTCCTAGAACTGATGAAGAGAAATTGGAACTGcaacaaaataattttgctAAACATCAGCACCAATTTGTTTAAATGCAAATGAGAATAGTGGAAAGGGATGACATATCTGTCCAACAAGGAACCTTGGATTGTAGAAGAAGGGAGTTTTAAGCTACTGATAATTGATTTAGTAGAGCaatggaaaaatgaaatttgtctTAAATCTTGCACAAACACCACCCCCACAACCCCCACCCCAAAACCCAAATACTGAAGCTGAATCAAATTACATCCATATATGAACTGGAATCACATGTAAAACTGATGTACATGCAgtacagaaaagaaaagaagatttttGTGTGAGCAAGGACATGCCAAAGATCGTAACCTAATTTTTTCCCTTCATGCAGATGGAGGTTAAGCATAGAAAGATAACCGAGGAGCCTGATCaaggagagaaagaaagaaacattcAAGTACAAATGTACAATCAAGCATTAGGTTGAAAAGTTCACATTAACTGATATCATGTGTTTGCTTAACAGGAACCTACAAATTTGTTAAGAGCCTGATTCATCAAGTGTTTAGTGGCAAAGTCCTTGTTAACTGAACCTAGGCATCTGTTAAATTGTGATAAGTAGCTTTCATGAATTTGGGCTCTTGTCTTTCCCTTGCAGATGTTTTCCTTTGTCTTTTCAAACACCAACCACACCACCAGTAGACTGTAGCCTTTTGAAATAGTTACTGAATTACTATTAGTCATTTGgcatttttccaattttcttaaatgaaCCACCTGCACATGAAATTCATTTGGACAATTTACAGATATTTTGTGAGTATGATCTAAAATGACAACAGATGAAACATGAAACACAGCTCTTAAATTATGATAGTACATTATCCCCATCAATGACTTGAATTTATCATAAACAGGTTATTTTATCTCCTTACAAGTGATTCAAGAACCTGAAAAAAAACCCTCTTTAGAGTCACTCTGTCCTCTTCTAAGCTCTAAAAGATCAAGCCAGGGTTTAACTCTACTCGTCATGGTGCCTAATTAGGGCTAAACAGGAGCATAAAGATAAGGTAAAGAAATAATGCGATATCTTCTCATTCACACCTTCTAATCCTTACTTCCAGCCCTCAAGGCCTAGCTCAAGCACAGTGGGAGTGGGAGGTTCCATGCTTGAGTCCTTGGGGACAGAAAAAAATGCTcacctataaaattaaaataaataaaaaataaataaataaatcaaatcctTACTTTCCATAACAAACCCAGCAAGAACCACCCACCTTTCAGAACCAAAATTTCACCCACGGCTGAGCCTGTATAAAGCCCTAGGCAAAACCAGTTTTATCCACAAAGCCCTATACACTCCCAGAAGAATCATGAAAGCAGCCAGATACATCCCCCTTCAAATACAACTTTTGTTAGAAGTGACCCACTTAAAGCACGTATTTGCAAACTGCACATACTTTCAAATGACCCACTTAAGTAAACATTAGTCAACATATGCAAAATGCATCCTTGGCTAATCAAATTAAGACAAATCATAAGataaaaaatcaaactccaaattGGAATCTAAATCAAGGGcaccaaaaaacaaaactttgcCTTACACCAAAATTCCTTCCTACTAAGCCACCTTAGATCAATCTGGAAACAAACAGAGATATCTGATGTCCTCCCACACATAAGATCTTCCCAATCACCTCTATCTTTCTGGTTTCCAACTTATTCAAATTTGATGATATATGAAAAGATAAAGCAAGAAACAGGCATCCTTCCATTGAGTTTTGTTAACCAACTGATCAATACTGCCGCACAAAAAAACTGTTGAAACACTTCACTTTGGAGTTCTAAACTTACAACAATTTCAAACTTAACTAAAAGACATGATAATAGGGATGAAACCCTTTTTAGGAATCTTATGATTCAAGTGAAAATTATGAAGTTTAATCATTCTCTTAACATTTCTTCTTTCCCAGTGAATTCAACAgtgattatataaataattgaattactGCTGTAGAAATTCAATCTGTGAAGTCTATCTTTATTCACATTATTACATCATTTAAGCAGTTGTTCGGCTTTTACAAATTCACAAATGCACAAGCTCGCttgggaaaaataaataatgagacctaaaaattattgatcttAATCAGATTTAGCACCATTTCAAGCACATATCTTCTCTAGACATCAccagtccaagaaacaataatatggaataagaaaaataaaaacaagatcGAGCGGACCACACTATAAGTGCCAAAAATTGAAAGCACAACTAGaacttaaaaatccatttcaagtGGAAGATAAGCAGCAACGATAAAACCATACATAAGAAAAAGGTTCAAACATACCTAATATTCAATAACATTTCTTAAATACTCTCTCTACGCAATAGAGATGGCAGAGCAACAAATAACCcaagaaaatattatcatacTGGCAGATTGAGGATACCACGTCTAAGTGTACAATGGGTACTCAGTCCATGCCCCAGAGACATGCCCATTCTCACAAACATAAGCTCGAACAACTGGCTCCCCATCATCATGGTACCCAAAACCTCGCCTCAAACAGAAGGCAGAATACAGATCCCAAGTCTCCTTACATGGACAAAAAGCACAATTCAGATCAACCTTGCTCCGATTCCCATCATTTATGGTCCTCCAAACTCTAGACCGCTTGAAATTCTTAAAAACCCCTCTAAAGAGCATATAGTTTCGCTTCTCTTCCACGTGAACGCACCCAGGCCAGTCACAAATGTACAAACAATCCCCCCGAAAGCGACTCGCAAGAAGCTTATTGCCCTGTTCACGACTCAAATTCCACACCCCAGAAGCCAAATGTGACCTCAGAGGTCTGCAGCTCTTCGCTGTCTTAGAAACAGGCAAATCTCCACCCACTTTCACCGCACCGTTCTCAACCTCCACACCAATTTGAGTCTCATCCATGGTTTCAGATACATTGTACCAAGTATCAAAGTAAAGATCGTCAAACAAAGACCAAGAACATGAATCAGAAACTTCTGAATTACCATCATGGTGGCTCGAAGACGCCACAGCTGGGGTTGTCGCATCTCCAACAGTGATCTGAAACGAACCCGCTTTCCGATAATCCTCATCGGGCCCGAGCTCGCGATCCAGACCAAAATCGGAATTCTCCAAGAGGACGCCAGAGTGGAGGAGTCCCGGGCAACAAACAGAGAGCTTGTGCAGCGCCGCCCAACCTCCAGGCGGGGAAGAGTCGCCGGGGCCGGAGAAGAGATCGGCGACAATGGAAGGGATGGTTTGGGAGCATTTGGTTTTCCAACAAACATTGCGGATTAGAGAGGAGAATTTGGTGCAGACGCATGCGAGGCGTGCCCAGTATCGAGGGTCGTCTTCGAGCTTGAACAATATGCTAAGAACCACGTCGTCGGATAGTTTTGAGAACACAGTCTCATTGCCCATAGTCATTGCTGATTGATTTGCGAAATGGGTATCAGAAATTTTCCCTTCGGCAAAACAGACGAACCTCCGGGATTGGGACTCTCTCCAACCCTTTGGACTTCAACACACGTCGTTTTGGATTGAGGTTTGCAAAATTTATGGTATTCTGTGGTTTTGTGCATATCCTATGTGCTCCTTACGTGTGAATGCTTCCTCGTGCCACAAGGCCCAACCCCACAATCTATTAATAATGGGTTCTTAATAATTTGATACATCACTTGAGTTGTATATTATTCTGAAATTGGGGTCCATATCAAAAATAGTCGGCAGTTTCATCCAACTCGTTACAATCTTTGTTACTATATTTGATGGTATATGATAAACCCCAATTAATCTCTTCCCCTTTGTATTCATTACCATATCGAAATTTTAGCAAAGATTCAAAGTAATGGCACTTGGGtctgaataaatataaataaaaaagaaaaaggttacTTTTAATTCCCAATTTACAATAGAAAAAAACCATTGCTTTTCCTAGGATACCAAGAGTGAATGATTGAGCATGAGAATTGAGTCAGAGATGAGACATGTTCTAGTGGATGATAAAGCGTCTATTGAGGTCGTCTTTTCATTTCTAGGTGGTGGGGGAGGTTTGAGGTTGAAGGTGGCGTAGAGGTATTCCTTTAGTCCTTTCTCTATGTTTCGTACATAATGGTTTTGGTCCAAACCAAAACATAGCCACACAAGGAGCAAGACAACTTGTGTTGGGAAGCCTTCCAACTTTATGTCAACGCACGTCACTCCTCGGGGGGCTGGTGATCTTGTAGGCATCTCATGTGCGCCCTTATCTTCTTGTCTCTTCAACGCAAGGACGTGTCTCCACTTCAATTGTTGGTTGTCCCATTTCCTACTTGCCTTGAATGGTCCTAAATCAGAATAATTGACCATAACTGAGACTCCTTGAAGCTACCATCAGTTGCTGGAGAGTTCAACCCGGCAGGAGCTCTCCACCATCTGGGTTGAATTTGCAAGCTTTCAGAGTTTTAAGAGCTACCAATCGaaatctctttttcctttttattaatcttatacGGGCAACTTCCAGCTTGGATACCATTTGTGATTATACAGTGCTCTAGTCTAGTGCATCTACTACAGCAACTCGCCATCATGGAGAACGATATGACCAAAAAATATTAAGCTAGATGGATAAATAATTAACGTCAAAACAACTGGAAACGCAAGGAGGCCTTTGCAGATCTGGCAAAGACATGTATATAACAACATGCAGCAGATTTAGTAAGTACCAAACTAAGTCCTAGTTCAAACATGCATCtaaaaaccaatgttttaaCACACATCTTCTGTTCAAAATGCTCCATAAGAGTCTGATTATGGACTTGATTGATAGATGGTCCACTGCTCCACCACGAACTTATCAGGCAAAGTAAACCCCCTCCCTCATTGGCAGCTTCTGGAGTCAACACATTAGGCACAATTAAATCTCACCTGTTCATCAAATTTGTAATCAGAATCCAGAaggaaaaggacaaaaaaaaaaaaaaagcctgcCCTAACTAATATTTGCCAACTTCAAAGCTATGAACACAAAATTGCAATGAACAAAAGAACAGACTTTAGAGCCCCATATTGAGAAGGGAAAATCAACAACTAAAAAGGTAAGAGCATGGAAATTAGACCGGGAAAGGCTTTTGCTTGGGCTTCTGCTGCGGCTTCTGCTCGGGCTCTTGCTGGGACTATGCTTCTTTGGGCTTTTGCTAGCTCGTTTCTGACGCTGCAGATTATTGAATTAAATCTAAAAAGCtatataaacaaaaacaatgttTACTAGCAAAGATAGTCCCCTCTTCAGATCCTACACAGGCTGCAGACCCATCAATGACAAACCTGCTTGATTGGAAGGCCAACTAGCTAAAACAAAGCATCTTATACTacatgaaaaagataaaataaaaggtttatCATTGAATTAAAGGGGCCAACACAATTGAACTGCTCAATCAAAAGATAATAAAAGGCTTTCATTGAATAAGTGAGGCCAATATAGTTCAACAGCCCAATCCCTagtcaatattttttttgataggtaaattttttgtccccattgggacttgaacctggaacctcccacaaaccctccccatccctttaccacttaagccaggcctcaagggcccCAATCCCTCATAAATATAGCAGCACATGAACCCCAAGGGCATCTGCTGACTGAGGCAGTGGGACCAGAGTCCTTTAAAAGTATTAGAACATTGAGTGAATCATCAGAAGATACACTTACAGTGGGTAATGGAGATCTGGATCTTGATCGAGATCTGCAAAAGTTCCAGAAacaacccaatttaatatccACACCTTCCTTTTAACAACTTTGATCCAAGAGCCTTGATGCCTCTTCCACGTCAGAGTTACCATATTCAAAAGGGATAAAAGAAATGGCCATAAATCTTTAGAAGTTCAACAGAGAAAAGTATCAGGCCCGAGTTATATAATTCCTAcctaaatatgtaaaataattaactgAACAAAAAGGAACTTTGTAAAAACATCACAATATGTTTCTTAAGACACCAGAGGGCAGGATAGGAGCATGCTTCCCCTTGTAATACAAAAATCCAGAGATCCCACATAGCATGTCCTATTAGCTTGCAAATGCTGGAGAAGAAAATGACAATGAAACTGTTCTACCGCTCATTGAAGGTGGATTCCCAAATCCCAATGGCACTTAGTTCACAGTAATCCAGCTTTACTATCGCAATCCATGATCTCCTTTGTTCCCAATCTAGCACCCATGGACATGTGATGCTTAATGTATTAGAATGGACATGTGATACTTGTTGTATTagaatagagacaccatgaagGTTATAAAGCTGCTCATCCAGAAAACAGCATACCTCCACAACCAAAAGAGTTGCAGGCATTTGAATCATATCCCATCAAGATCCTAATATGCAATCCCAGATCGCTGCATATATCCAtatctaaaaaacaaacaaggtaattttcatatgaaaaaggacaagaagaaaatgatgatcCACTCCAGTTTCTCTATTACCCTTTACCCCATAGCGGATTGAACATAGTTTAGcaattgaataaaaagaaaataggcCAAATTTTGATAATGAATAGACAATAAATTGAGCAAGAAAACCCTCCGGTAGATAATTATGTCAGAAAATAGGTGAAGCTAGATTATCTTTAACGATTGCCCAAACCAATGCGATAAATCAAAAGCACGCACAAGAATGCTTCACCACATCCCCTTTTATTAaaccaaaacaaacataaaagtAACGTAGAGTTAAATATAACAATATTTGTAGTACTAGCAAGTATTCATGCGCCTCTACCAGTATGACCACAAAACATATTTCTTCAATGACTGTGCTCCACAAGTTTGTGGAACTAGAAGGATCGGAGTTTGGTTTGCTAAGTCAATGCCATTATACCTTAAAAGAGGATCAGACTTGATGCTAAGCCAATGCCATTATACCTTCAAAGAGGATCAGACTTGATTGCAATACCAATGCCATTACAAATTCAAAGTGTGTACGAGAATGTAAGCACAGAAACTGAAGAATGAATGCCAGTTCTTTATTGCAATTCTCCATGATTTATGGAGCAGACGCATCTTCAAGGAGCAATAATGCGCCTAACACATCTATGTATCCATCCAAAACAACTCTAAACACATCTTATACATATCAggattctcaaatttttttatccagACATCCCAACCTCAGGGAGAGGTAAAtgcaattttattatttaaaaaataggggtttttttctttatctacGCAATGTGAAGACCTTcagctttttaaaaataaataaataaataaaacaagaactCAGCCTTTAGTTAAAAGCACTAAAAGAGGGAGTGGTACTCTTGCTCTTAATTTCATCGGGCTATGTTTTCAAAAAGAGGAGAGGAGCAGGGCCAAGAGAACAAAATCCAAGAAATTTCACATAACAGTCAAGCCATTAACCACTCTTGCAACAGAAAAAATGACAGCACTCCATGCAAATACTCCATAATAAATTCACCATGAGAAATAAAACTTAAGACATCAAGCATCATACAAAATTTAGTCATCAGACAAACACAGTAAATAATGCATAAAAGAAGGCATACCCTGACAAAGAGCGTGGCTTTGACCCAGAGTGAGAACGTGAAGAAACAGACCTAGAACGTGATCGACGGGAGGATTTGGCCTTTGGAGACTTGCTGCACGACAGTTTAAAACAATATAAGCCATGGACAATCAGACCACAGACCAAGATTAATATTCCCAAATAAAATGCGAACCTCTGGCTCCTGCTGCGACTATAGCTTCGGCTGCGGCTGCGGCTGCGACTAGCGCTCTTGCCCCTTGAGTAGGATCGACTGCGACTCCTAGAAAAGCTCCGGCTCGAATCATATTCCTTCACCTGTAGATAACACAACATTAAACAGAATGCAAATAGAACACATACacatatttttacatatttataataagaaACACAGTTTTTTGATGGTAAGTTTAAATCATACTCGAACATATGCCCGACTAAATGCATTTCGAAACTCAGAATCATCAAGTTTCCTGATCTGCAAGGGCAAATCACAAGTCAGTTAGACTTTCATCTCATAACCGATGACAATCAAAACCATCATGATAAATGCAGACAAAATCCATGGGTAATATAAATTAGCAAGTAGTGGAATGGGAGAAACAAGACACAAAGAGATAACTCACTGCAAATTTCATGTCATCGTAGTTTGTGTAATCCACAATCCCCACTGTACCTACAAGACAAAATAAAGCAAACAAAACACAAATCAAATtctgcaaaaataaaaagaaactcatAAAATTGCCAATGTCTACATCCAAATGCAAGAGTTTTTGTGGTGGCATCCAAAATGGGATACTGCAACTTCTATAACAGACTGAAACAATACATGGAATCAGTTAACATAGTTGTAGCTTCACTAAATCTCTTAGGAAGAAAGTGAAATACAGATAATGGGAGAATGAAAATGGTTACATTATATAGAATtgcataaatgaaaaaaaatcaaacttcaaCTTTCCAAaagttttaattgttttttttcttttgataggtaacagagtatatatataaatgccaAAACAGCGCCCCAAAGTATATAGGGAGTATACACCAGCTGCCCAAAGGCTCATCCAAGTGGGAGagggagagaaacaaaaaacatcaccAGCCCTCACTTAGAACCCAGTCAATCAATAAAGCTAACAAGAGAACTAGGGCTCATATCTACAAACACCCTAAACGAAGACCAcaatttacaaacaaaagaatttttcatcatttggaCCGAAAACTCCACATTATTAAACACTAACAGTTCTTTTCCTTCCACACCATCTAAAAGACACGCAAAGAGGCTGTCATCCAAGACTTTTTACCGGTTTTAATTGTTAAAGCAAAGACAGCACAAAGCCCAGAGTTATGCAGAACCCTGGAATATGATACTTTAACCATTGGCTTCCAAATATGGCAAAGGCCAATTTGTCATGATCATGAGCTTGGAGTTGTTCAATCAGAACTGTAAATAAACATCCAACACCAACAATCCCATCCAGAGGTTATATAAGCTGCAAAAGCTCAAACTCCTTATTAGcatattcttcaaaatttaaacCCTCTACCTCTCCCAAACAAACTTCCTCCCTCCCCTCCAACCAAACTCCTAAATGATACCTAACAGAGTTAACATCCAGAGAATTTAAAATGGCAACATGCAAATCTACATCCATGCCTGGCCGCATAACCTTCCTACAAGTGTTAAATTGCAGATATTCTATTGTAAACTCCTACTCACAAATATCGTAAATTCTAAATTGCAAATATTACACTCTATTATATCTTACCACCACCATCATGAAAAACTTGAGAGAAACAAACATCCCCTGCACGGCGCATGTGATCCTAAACAAAAGAGCATCTTATCAGGATTCAccaaattcaaaataatctaataatttcaaaacaaaaacaagatatACTGAGCATTAGTTGGGAAACACTTATTCATCACATGAACTCATAGTTACCTTTAAGTCTTGCCATGAAGCAGAAGAGGGTAATCCAGTGACTAACACTGCATAATGGATCAAAAAGAGATCAATTTGTTCACAAAAATACATGCAACTTAGTAAAAGAAACCATCATACACATGAAATGGCATCCATACCACGGTATTCAGAGCGCCTGGATGCTCCACCCCGGCCACCTCGACCACTGCTATGACTATGCCGATCTATTGATGATGAATGTCCACGCCCACCATGTGCCAGTTCCACCTATGAGGAAGAACACAAAAGCAAAATCTAAGAAGTCTCACAAATAAATAGTACTAACTTGTAAAAAAGCCTGCTATTTTgatgtttatatataaaaggatAATCAACCCGCAATCGGTGCCCATCAAAATCATAACCATCACGACCTCGAATGGCATCTTCAGCATCACGAGACTCTTCAAACTACAAGAAACAATTAGTGGAAAAATAAGATAGAcacaaatagaataaaaaagacaaaGCAGCTCTCAGAATTTACCTCAACAAATGCATAGCCAGGGGGTCTAGGGGGGATTTTCAGATCAATGTGAGCTATAGGCCCATACTGCAATGCCAATGAAACAAACAATATTCAATCATTTTCAAAGGCAATATGAAATCTATGTATCATATTCAAAGGCAGGCCTTTAGCAGGCACTAGTACCAAAGCTAGCATTTTCAGAATATATGTCAACTCTGACTCATATATACATGGCTAAAATTGCATATTCAATTTGCACAAATAGTTGTTGCACCCAGATATGATACAATTCTGATTTTGGACATTAGCATCACACATGTGTAAATGTGTACATGCATACATCCAATCCAATCACAGACAGATGAAATTACCTTATAAAACAGGTCTTCTACTTCTCTCTCTCGAATGTCACCAGGGAGATTGCCAACATAAAGAGTTCTACTCGCACGACTACTCATTGTTCCTGAAACTGTTGACAAAGTCAAGATTAAAATCCTAAAATACTACCTTACACACCCTACGAATAAAATTCCCAATTGGAAGATGGAACTAACACAAAGTAGATAGTCAAcatgaatttaataaaaaatatatatatatagaggccAAAATCCCTAAACCCGTTTGGCAGCCAAGAAAtgcagaaaatgaaattttaaaaaataaaatcctaggTTCTTGATCATTTCAGACTCGATAGACCAAGACCCACTACTCAGCAGAGCATATATCAGTATCTGACTTAGTGAAAACTAGTTTCTCGTTTTCCGGAAACCAAACAATGCGAAAATAAAATCCTAGTCAAAATTTTTCCTATTCCTTTCACCTGaatttctcaacaaccaaacaaagagTAAAAACACCACATCTAAAGCTACTAACCAAAATAAATGACCGACCTTTAGAGTTATCAAAACAGATGCATGCATACCTCGGAGAAACTAGGGTTCGGGAAGAGACGATTACTTCGAAGATTAGGGTTTTGATATTTGGGAATGGTGGTGGTGGTAAATATAAGGGAATTGAGATAATGTGTTGTGTGGTATACGCTAATAAGTTGCGGATTCTTGAATCTTGACCAATGGCAACCCATTCGTGCAGAATCGGATCTCGATCCATAATATGACCCGACCCGCCACGTCGTACCCATGCTAGGATTTGAATCGTCGATGGcctgctttatttattttccttttattttttaaaaatcatcacTTACCCGTTGCCACCTCATCAAcctgattataaaataaaaggtcaaaatgaatgaaagaataaattattcctttttaatcattttattacCTACTTCGGCGTTGAATTTGGATTTTCCAGGataaacaattaaatattattaaatatacttcaaagttaaaattatttaatatttatataaaataaataaatttaaataaaaaatataaataatttattaatttaaaatattttctttttcttttctttttttttttcctctcatttttccatcaaatttttttatgattctttaaattatttaatatg
Above is a genomic segment from Vitis riparia cultivar Riparia Gloire de Montpellier isolate 1030 chromosome 7, EGFV_Vit.rip_1.0, whole genome shotgun sequence containing:
- the LOC117918420 gene encoding phytochrome A-associated F-box protein, which gives rise to MTMGNETVFSKLSDDVVLSILFKLEDDPRYWARLACVCTKFSSLIRNVCWKTKCSQTIPSIVADLFSGPGDSSPPGGWAALHKLSVCCPGLLHSGVLLENSDFGLDRELGPDEDYRKAGSFQITVGDATTPAVASSSHHDGNSEVSDSCSWSLFDDLYFDTWYNVSETMDETQIGVEVENGAVKVGGDLPVSKTAKSCRPLRSHLASGVWNLSREQGNKLLASRFRGDCLYICDWPGCVHVEEKRNYMLFRGVFKNFKRSRVWRTINDGNRSKVDLNCAFCPCKETWDLYSAFCLRRGFGYHDDGEPVVRAYVCENGHVSGAWTEYPLYT
- the LOC117918421 gene encoding serine/arginine-rich-splicing factor SR34-like, with product MSSRASRTLYVGNLPGDIREREVEDLFYKYGPIAHIDLKIPPRPPGYAFVEFEESRDAEDAIRGRDGYDFDGHRLRVELAHGGRGHSSSIDRHSHSSGRGGRGGASRRSEYRVLVTGLPSSASWQDLKDHMRRAGDVCFSQVFHDGGGTVGIVDYTNYDDMKFAIRKLDDSEFRNAFSRAYVRVKEYDSSRSFSRSRSRSYSRGKSASRSRSRSRSYSRSRSQSKSPKAKSSRRSRSRSVSSRSHSGSKPRSLSGSRSRSRSPLPTRQKRASKSPKKHSPSKSPSRSRSRSPSKSLSR